A window of the Tunturibacter empetritectus genome harbors these coding sequences:
- a CDS encoding TonB family protein, which produces MRRIIVAALVLSPMLLHAQANSPAKTQTAAPSLRSELVAPTFTGSESDRGSTSAAPLRISTGVNAPKLIYTVAVESDADFAPTAQFDRTAVVAMTVDASGKPTDLKIIQSVNPMMDRNVLNAVSHYRFTPGTLDNQPTAVPVNLAVVLRGGR; this is translated from the coding sequence ATGCGTCGAATCATTGTGGCCGCCCTAGTCCTGTCCCCCATGTTGCTTCACGCTCAGGCAAATTCGCCTGCAAAAACTCAGACTGCTGCGCCCAGCCTGCGCTCTGAATTGGTTGCCCCCACGTTTACTGGCTCCGAGTCGGATCGAGGGTCCACGTCAGCTGCTCCTCTTCGGATCTCCACCGGTGTCAATGCTCCCAAGCTGATTTACACCGTCGCGGTCGAATCGGACGCCGACTTCGCTCCAACGGCCCAGTTTGATAGAACTGCAGTTGTTGCGATGACAGTCGACGCGAGCGGCAAACCTACGGATCTAAAGATCATTCAGTCGGTCAACCCGATGATGGACCGCAACGTTCTGAATGCGGTCAGTCATTATCGCTTCACTCCGGGTACGCTGGACAACCAGCCCACTGCTGTTCCGGTCAATCTGGCTGTTGTTCTACGCGGTGGCCGCTAG
- a CDS encoding ROK family protein, translated as MKVLVIDIGGTNVKVASTDMRVPVKIPSGPNMTAEQMTKDVLAATAGWTYDCVSIGYPGPVVHHRPIAEPHNLGGGWIDFPYEKEFGKPLRFINDAAMQALGGYKGGRMLFLGTGTGLGSAMIFDGIVIPLELAHLPYKKGLTYEQYIGLVGLERRGVKRWRKSVLDIISRLQAGMVCDSVLLGGGNAKLMKSLPNHVILGANTNAIDGGIKLWEDAPASSKQTSAVAKSSKS; from the coding sequence ATGAAAGTTTTAGTCATCGACATCGGAGGTACCAACGTAAAAGTCGCCTCCACAGATATGCGCGTCCCTGTCAAGATCCCGTCCGGTCCTAACATGACCGCTGAACAGATGACAAAGGACGTCCTCGCTGCCACCGCCGGCTGGACTTACGATTGCGTATCCATTGGCTATCCAGGTCCTGTGGTCCACCATCGCCCGATCGCAGAGCCTCATAACCTTGGCGGAGGCTGGATCGATTTTCCTTACGAAAAAGAGTTTGGAAAGCCCCTTCGCTTCATCAACGATGCTGCGATGCAGGCTCTTGGCGGCTACAAGGGTGGCCGCATGCTCTTCCTCGGCACCGGCACCGGCCTGGGCTCGGCAATGATCTTCGATGGTATCGTCATCCCGCTCGAACTCGCTCATTTGCCTTATAAGAAAGGGCTCACCTACGAACAGTACATCGGTCTCGTGGGCCTGGAACGTCGTGGCGTCAAGCGCTGGAGGAAGTCAGTCCTCGACATTATTAGTCGCCTCCAGGCCGGAATGGTCTGCGACTCCGTTCTTCTCGGCGGCGGCAACGCGAAACTCATGAAGTCGCTCCCCAATCATGTGATTCTGGGCGCAAACACCAACGCAATCGACGGTGGCATCAAACTCTGGGAGGACGCCCCCGCTTCTTCCAAACAGACAAGCGCAGTGGCTAAATCTTCAAAGTCCTGA
- a CDS encoding DUF6979 family protein, producing the protein MANKYGEAALIAARMDTYGKFITPAARWEQATAKLYPTSPSAQRKGGPRFAFLSLCEAGLVKGIPAGQYAPSNKAKAYALRAVALLNAGTHKTVNTLWAEVTDGEDIAHNCQMDVVLALWKNDLIVRNA; encoded by the coding sequence ATGGCTAACAAATATGGCGAAGCCGCTCTCATAGCGGCCCGCATGGATACTTACGGCAAGTTCATCACACCTGCAGCTCGCTGGGAACAGGCGACCGCAAAACTCTATCCGACCAGTCCTTCGGCTCAGCGAAAGGGAGGCCCAAGGTTCGCTTTTTTAAGTCTCTGTGAAGCCGGCCTGGTTAAGGGCATTCCCGCCGGGCAATATGCTCCATCCAACAAAGCCAAAGCCTATGCTCTTCGTGCCGTTGCGCTACTCAACGCGGGTACGCACAAGACTGTCAACACACTCTGGGCCGAGGTTACCGACGGCGAAGACATCGCCCATAACTGCCAGATGGACGTCGTTCTAGCTCTTTGGAAGAACGACCTGATCGTCCGCAACGCTTAG
- a CDS encoding GlsB/YeaQ/YmgE family stress response membrane protein — MLHLLWTALIGLVVGALAKLIMPGKEPGGIFITMLIGIAGSFLGTFLGRAIGHYEPDQSAGFLMSLVGALILLGIYNLIRRSRATT, encoded by the coding sequence ATGCTTCATTTGCTTTGGACGGCTCTCATCGGTCTTGTCGTCGGCGCACTCGCCAAACTGATCATGCCAGGGAAAGAGCCTGGCGGCATCTTCATTACCATGCTGATCGGTATAGCAGGGTCCTTCCTCGGGACCTTCCTCGGGCGCGCGATCGGTCACTATGAGCCTGATCAATCCGCCGGCTTTCTTATGTCGCTTGTCGGCGCCCTTATTCTGCTAGGTATCTACAACCTTATTCGACGCAGTCGAGCAACAACTTAG